Proteins from one Leptonema illini DSM 21528 genomic window:
- a CDS encoding ABC transporter permease, protein MIWNSFSLALISIGRNLLRSTLTMLGVIIGVAAVVTMVNLGRGATESVKAQISSMGSNLLFVRPGQMRGPGARVNADPFELSDARAIVHEVPSVLAAAPTTAKGMVVVYGSRNWTTSVTGTTNDYFKIRDMSVTGGRIFSEAEQDGGKLSCVIGETVRRELFGSADPIGERIRLGTLACDVVGLLAPKGQTTMGSDADDTVIIPIRAFFRRIAGSSDVSSIQVQAKVGVPTSRVKSDLEAMLRDRRRIRPGQDDNFSVMDMQEIVQVMTGTTQVLTSLLGAVAAVSLLVGGIGIMNIMLVSVTERTREIGIRQAIGAFESDVLLQFLVEAAVLSSLGGLIGLVLALIACIGISALIDLPFLFDPLLALGAFLFSAAVGIIFGYLPARKAAKLDPIEALRRE, encoded by the coding sequence GTGATCTGGAATTCGTTTTCTCTGGCTCTGATTTCGATCGGACGCAATCTTCTGCGCTCCACACTGACGATGCTGGGCGTGATTATCGGGGTGGCGGCCGTCGTCACGATGGTGAACCTCGGCCGCGGAGCCACCGAAAGCGTGAAGGCGCAGATCTCAAGCATGGGCTCGAATCTGCTCTTTGTTCGTCCCGGCCAGATGCGCGGGCCCGGCGCCAGGGTAAATGCCGATCCGTTTGAACTGAGCGATGCCCGGGCCATCGTGCATGAGGTTCCTTCTGTTCTTGCTGCCGCTCCGACGACGGCGAAAGGTATGGTGGTCGTCTACGGATCACGCAACTGGACGACAAGCGTCACCGGAACGACGAACGACTATTTCAAGATCCGCGATATGAGCGTCACAGGCGGGCGCATCTTTTCTGAGGCCGAGCAGGACGGCGGTAAGCTGAGCTGCGTCATTGGCGAGACGGTGCGCCGGGAACTCTTTGGCTCGGCCGATCCGATCGGGGAGCGCATCCGCCTGGGAACGCTGGCCTGTGATGTGGTGGGGTTGCTTGCGCCGAAAGGGCAGACGACGATGGGGAGCGATGCGGACGATACGGTGATTATTCCGATCCGGGCGTTCTTCCGGCGGATCGCGGGGAGTTCCGACGTGAGTTCGATTCAGGTCCAGGCGAAGGTCGGAGTTCCGACCTCCAGGGTAAAATCCGACCTGGAAGCGATGCTGCGGGACCGGAGGCGCATAAGACCCGGCCAGGACGACAACTTCAGCGTCATGGATATGCAGGAAATCGTGCAGGTGATGACCGGAACGACACAGGTGCTCACCTCGCTGCTCGGAGCCGTCGCCGCCGTCAGCCTTCTTGTGGGCGGAATCGGCATTATGAACATCATGCTCGTCTCGGTCACCGAACGCACGCGGGAGATCGGCATCCGGCAGGCCATTGGCGCCTTTGAAAGCGACGTGCTGCTTCAGTTTCTCGTCGAGGCGGCCGTGCTCTCCTCCCTGGGCGGTCTGATCGGACTCGTCCTTGCTCTGATTGCCTGCATCGGCATCTCGGCGCTGATCGATCTTCCGTTTCTGTTTGATCCGCTTCTGGCGCTCGGGGCCTTTCTGTTCTCGGCTGCCGTCGGCATCATCTTCGGATACCTGCCGGCTCGAAAGGCGGCGAAGCTTGATCCGATTGAGGCCCTTCGCAGAGAGTAA
- a CDS encoding ABC transporter ATP-binding protein codes for MARSRKTSGRQSASRSDTIRHEDSFPRNEVIRLEQLRRIYGQGDAAVHALAGIDLSVQEGEFISLMGPSGSGKSTCMNILGCLDSPTSGRYLFNGVDAGTLTSKQRALLRRNYLGFVFQGFNLLSRTTALENVELPLIYRGVPTSERHELALDALRAVGLADRAHHTPGELSGGQQQRVAIARAIVTRPIVLLADEPTGNLDTARSIETMELLQSFNRDQGITIVMVTHEPDMAQYSSRIVHFRDGCIEREERL; via the coding sequence ATGGCGCGATCTCGAAAGACATCGGGCCGTCAATCCGCCTCACGGAGCGATACCATCCGGCATGAGGACTCTTTCCCGCGTAACGAAGTCATCCGCCTTGAGCAACTGCGCCGCATCTACGGTCAGGGCGATGCGGCCGTGCACGCCCTTGCGGGAATCGATCTCAGCGTGCAAGAGGGGGAGTTCATCTCGCTGATGGGCCCGAGCGGATCGGGCAAGTCGACGTGTATGAACATCCTCGGCTGCCTCGATTCGCCGACGTCGGGGCGGTATCTGTTCAACGGCGTCGATGCGGGAACGCTTACAAGCAAACAGCGAGCCCTTCTGCGGCGGAATTACCTCGGATTCGTTTTTCAGGGGTTCAATCTGCTCTCAAGAACGACCGCTCTTGAGAATGTCGAGCTGCCTCTGATTTACCGCGGAGTTCCGACCTCGGAGCGGCATGAGCTTGCTCTTGACGCCCTGCGAGCCGTCGGACTGGCCGATCGGGCCCATCACACACCCGGCGAGCTCAGCGGAGGACAGCAACAGCGCGTTGCCATCGCCCGGGCCATCGTCACCCGTCCGATTGTGCTCCTGGCCGACGAGCCGACAGGCAACCTCGATACGGCCCGCAGCATCGAAACGATGGAGCTTCTTCAATCCTTCAATCGAGATCAGGGGATCACCATCGTGATGGTGACGCATGAGCCCGATATGGCGCAGTATTCCAGCCGCATCGTGCACTTCCGGGATGGCTGCATCGAACGGGAGGAACGCCTGTGA
- a CDS encoding efflux transporter outer membrane subunit, which produces MRLRIFKITFAPLLTIVFHGCISVGPDYEAPTVELQSKWQADLPGMHVSELDPQWIARFWQKTEDPALNELVHEAVKNNRTLMQAADRLVAARANRGLAYAAFFPTIDANGAITDQQSRVQTDHTPTTSTDLAKALLERNESGKPITSRKETRTGSLDASWEIDLFGGNRRALEAAEADLQSAHEAYRDALTSLVAEVALNYISLRTYERRLEISENNLKIQQSSLDLALYRVQAGLSDGLDEEQARLNIETTNSQIPTLKAGIAQTRFTLAALLGLQPEAFSKKTLELLAAKTRPRLPDRLVIDTPADAIRRRPDIRRAERKLAAETARIGVRKSDLYPKLTLPGTLSYTTTGSTDTSIASIGLRLSWNIFDAGAIRRRVDIQKATKSEAFHAYEQTLLSALSEINVALVAYTQEEERRLALGRAAAHAEKAAMLTRLKYQTGLVAFSDVLTAEQTMLSRQNELAISEGESISNFIRLYRVLGGGWQSYAPEERAR; this is translated from the coding sequence ATGAGACTCAGGATTTTCAAAATTACGTTCGCCCCGCTGTTAACGATCGTCTTTCACGGGTGCATCAGTGTCGGGCCCGACTACGAGGCGCCGACAGTGGAGCTTCAGTCGAAGTGGCAGGCCGATCTTCCGGGCATGCACGTGTCGGAGCTTGATCCGCAGTGGATTGCCCGGTTCTGGCAGAAGACGGAGGATCCGGCGCTGAACGAGCTTGTGCATGAGGCCGTAAAGAACAACCGCACGCTGATGCAGGCCGCCGACCGACTTGTGGCCGCTCGGGCCAATCGAGGGTTAGCCTATGCGGCCTTTTTTCCGACCATTGATGCAAACGGAGCCATCACAGACCAGCAGAGTCGGGTGCAGACCGATCATACTCCCACGACATCCACCGATTTGGCGAAGGCCCTTTTGGAGAGGAACGAAAGCGGAAAGCCGATCACGTCGCGAAAAGAGACGCGTACGGGCAGTCTTGATGCAAGCTGGGAGATCGATCTGTTCGGAGGCAACCGCCGGGCCCTTGAGGCGGCGGAGGCCGATCTGCAATCGGCGCATGAGGCCTACAGAGATGCGTTAACCAGCCTTGTGGCCGAGGTGGCGCTTAACTATATCTCTCTTCGTACCTATGAACGCCGACTTGAAATCTCCGAGAACAACCTCAAAATACAGCAGTCCTCGCTTGATCTTGCGCTCTATCGCGTCCAGGCCGGACTGTCGGATGGACTCGATGAAGAGCAGGCCCGTCTCAATATCGAGACGACGAATTCTCAGATTCCGACGCTGAAGGCAGGCATCGCTCAGACGCGCTTCACGCTTGCCGCTCTGCTTGGATTACAGCCCGAGGCCTTCTCGAAAAAGACGCTGGAGCTGCTTGCCGCAAAAACACGGCCCCGGTTGCCCGATCGCCTTGTGATCGATACGCCTGCCGATGCGATCCGAAGGCGTCCTGATATTCGTCGGGCCGAGCGTAAGCTGGCCGCAGAAACGGCGCGCATTGGCGTCCGCAAGTCTGATCTTTATCCGAAGCTCACGCTTCCCGGAACGCTGAGCTACACGACGACGGGCAGCACCGATACGTCGATCGCTTCGATCGGTCTTCGCCTGAGCTGGAATATCTTCGATGCCGGAGCGATCCGTCGCCGCGTCGATATACAGAAGGCGACGAAGTCCGAGGCCTTTCACGCCTACGAACAGACGCTACTTTCTGCGTTAAGCGAGATCAACGTCGCTCTTGTGGCTTATACACAGGAAGAAGAGCGACGTCTGGCCCTTGGACGAGCGGCTGCCCATGCCGAAAAGGCGGCCATGCTTACGCGATTGAAGTATCAAACCGGTCTGGTCGCCTTTTCAGACGTGCTCACCGCCGAACAGACGATGCTTTCGCGACAGAATGAACTCGCCATCAGCGAAGGCGAGAGCATCTCGAATTTCATCAGGCTCTATCGCGTTCTCGGCGGCGGCTGGCAGAGCTATGCTCCCGAAGAAAGGGCCAGGTAA
- a CDS encoding efflux RND transporter periplasmic adaptor subunit, with the protein MALFSSDRNAGADDIRRSLQAVESSASRYRWPLIGGGAVLVLLLTFYFFTGSGNGTTFRTVKAEKGNLTVVVTATGTLEPVKEVTVGTEISGIVQEVLVDENDRVKKGQALARLNTDKLEAEYSQAFSSVSSAEAGLVEARATLDEARENLKKLEELHRLSGGLTPSKQDLLTARSTMNRAVAKENSAKASIKEAKARLAVTEINLKKSVIRAPINGIVLQRKIEPGQTVAASFSTPELFVIAENLTQLVLKAEVDEADIGRVHTGQAATFTVDAFPGRVFDAKITRVRFAPTASTSTSEAVVTYETTLRVNNNDLVLRPGMTATAEIVVEKLTDVLVVPNAALRFAPPVEAPKKSFIASLMPGPPRRSRPPSQNGEKRVWTVKEKQPVAIAVKTGSTDGTNTVITEGDLKPGTDLIIEMIEAK; encoded by the coding sequence ATGGCGCTTTTCTCTTCTGATCGGAATGCCGGTGCGGATGACATCCGTCGCAGCCTGCAGGCTGTGGAGTCGTCCGCTTCGCGTTACCGATGGCCGCTGATCGGAGGCGGAGCCGTCCTCGTTCTTCTGCTTACGTTCTACTTCTTTACCGGCAGTGGCAACGGAACGACGTTTCGCACGGTCAAGGCCGAGAAAGGCAATCTGACCGTCGTCGTTACGGCGACGGGAACGCTGGAGCCCGTTAAAGAGGTGACGGTCGGTACTGAGATATCAGGAATCGTGCAGGAGGTTCTTGTCGACGAGAACGATCGCGTAAAGAAGGGCCAGGCGCTTGCACGCCTGAATACCGATAAGCTTGAGGCCGAATACAGTCAGGCCTTTTCATCCGTCAGCTCGGCCGAGGCCGGATTGGTGGAGGCGCGGGCCACGCTGGATGAGGCGCGCGAGAATCTCAAGAAGCTCGAAGAGCTGCATCGTTTAAGCGGAGGCCTGACTCCCTCAAAGCAGGATCTCTTGACGGCCCGCTCTACGATGAACCGGGCCGTTGCAAAAGAGAACTCGGCTAAAGCTTCTATCAAAGAAGCGAAGGCAAGGCTTGCCGTGACCGAGATCAATCTTAAGAAGTCTGTGATACGGGCTCCGATTAACGGTATCGTGCTGCAACGCAAGATCGAGCCGGGCCAGACGGTGGCCGCCTCGTTCTCAACGCCCGAGCTTTTTGTGATCGCCGAGAACCTGACGCAGCTTGTTCTCAAAGCGGAGGTCGACGAGGCCGATATCGGTCGCGTGCATACGGGGCAGGCGGCGACGTTCACCGTCGACGCCTTTCCGGGACGCGTCTTTGACGCGAAGATCACTCGTGTTCGCTTTGCGCCTACGGCAAGCACCTCGACATCGGAGGCCGTCGTTACCTACGAAACGACGCTTCGCGTGAATAACAACGACCTGGTGCTGCGGCCTGGCATGACGGCGACCGCTGAGATCGTTGTGGAGAAGTTAACCGACGTGCTTGTCGTTCCGAATGCGGCCCTGCGCTTCGCACCGCCCGTTGAGGCACCGAAAAAGAGCTTCATCGCAAGTCTGATGCCCGGCCCTCCGCGCAGATCGCGTCCGCCATCGCAGAACGGCGAGAAGCGTGTGTGGACGGTAAAAGAGAAGCAGCCCGTTGCCATCGCCGTGAAAACGGGCTCCACCGACGGAACGAACACGGTGATCACCGAAGGCGACCTCAAACCCGGAACCGATCTCATCATCGAGATGATCGAGGCAAAGTAG